One window of the Camarhynchus parvulus chromosome 2, STF_HiC, whole genome shotgun sequence genome contains the following:
- the LOC115917690 gene encoding feather beta keratin-like, whose translation MACNSLCRPCGPTPLANSCNEPCALQCQDSRVIINPSPVLVTLPGPIMTSFPQNTAVGSTSSAALGTELNAQGQPISGGFGFGGFGYGIGYGCGFGYGLGGLGCYGRRGYGYNC comes from the coding sequence ATGGCCTGCAACAGCCTCTGCCGTCCCTGCGGACCCACCCCGCTGGCCAACAGCTGCAacgagccctgtgccctgcaatgcCAGGATTCCCGCGTCATCATCAACCCTTCTCCTGTGCTggtcaccctgccaggacccatcatgacctccttcccccagaacacCGCCGTCGGATCCACCTCCtcggctgctctgggcactgagctcaatgcccagggacagcccatctCTGGGGGCTTTGGCTTTGGTGGCTTTGGCTATGGCATTGGCTATGGCTGTGGATTTGGCTACGGCCTGGGAGGCCTGGGCTGCTATGGCAGAAGGGGCTATGGCTACAACTGCTAA
- the LOC115900960 gene encoding feather beta keratin-like — protein sequence MACYDRCSPCGPTPLANSCNEPCALQCQDSRVIIDPSPVLVTLPGPIMTSFPQNTAVGSTSSAAVGTELNVQGQPISGGFGFGLGYGLGYGRGFGYGRGFGYGCGFGYGQGYGYGLGCYGRRGYGYNC from the coding sequence ATGGCCTGCTACGACCGCTGCAGTCCCTGTGGACCCACCCCGCTGGCCAACAGCTGCAacgagccctgtgccctgcaatgcCAGGATTCCCGCGTCATCATCgacccttcccctgtgctggtcaccctgccaggacccatcatgacctccttcccccagaacacCGCTGTCGGATCCACCTCCTCGGCTGCCGTGGGCACTGAGCTCaatgtgcagggacagcccatttctgggggatttggctTTGGCCTTGGCTACGGCCTTGGCTATGGCCGTGGTTTTGGCTATGGCCGTGGATTTGGCTATGGCTGTGGATTTGGCTACGGGCAGGGCTATGGCTACGGGCTGGGCTGCTATGGCAGAAGGGGCTACGGCTACAACTGCTGA